From a single Micromonospora carbonacea genomic region:
- a CDS encoding metallopeptidase family protein: MSRERFEELVGDALDEVPEELLGLMSNVVILVEDDPPPGDGDLLGLYEGHALTERGWDYAGVLPDRIFIYRRPILRICDSEEDVVDEVAVTVVHEIAHHFGIDDDRLHDLGWG; encoded by the coding sequence ATGAGCCGGGAGCGCTTCGAGGAGCTGGTCGGGGACGCCCTCGACGAGGTCCCCGAGGAGCTGCTGGGGCTGATGAGCAACGTGGTGATCCTGGTCGAGGACGACCCGCCCCCCGGCGACGGTGACCTGCTCGGCCTCTACGAGGGCCACGCCCTCACCGAGCGGGGCTGGGACTACGCGGGCGTCCTGCCGGACCGCATCTTCATCTACCGCCGCCCCATCCTGCGCATCTGCGACAGCGAGGAGGACGTCGTCGACGAGGTGGCGGTGACGGTGGTGCACGAGATCGCCCACCACTTCGGCATCGACGACGACCGGCTGCACGACCTCGGCTGGGGCTGA
- a CDS encoding AIM24 family protein — protein MRSALFSAENLEKESAQPGMRLQNSKMLKIELNGEAMARVGSMVAYQGQVQFQALGSGGLGKFLKQKLTGEGVPLMKLSGRGDVFLAELAKDVHIIDLEPGDALSINGSSVLAFDSTLQYDIRMVGGAGMASSSGLFNCVFTGHGRIAITTKGTPVVLNVDAPTYVDPQAAVCWSANLQTGYHRAEQFGLGTLLGRSTGEAFTMSFAGQGFVVVQPSEEPPIAGSGAQEQQGGLLGGLLS, from the coding sequence ATGCGCAGCGCGCTGTTCTCCGCCGAGAACCTGGAGAAGGAGTCCGCCCAGCCCGGCATGCGGCTGCAGAACTCCAAGATGTTGAAGATCGAGCTGAACGGCGAGGCGATGGCCCGGGTCGGGTCGATGGTCGCCTACCAGGGTCAGGTGCAGTTCCAGGCGCTCGGCTCCGGCGGCCTGGGCAAGTTCCTCAAGCAGAAGCTCACCGGCGAGGGCGTCCCGCTGATGAAGCTCAGCGGCCGGGGCGACGTCTTCCTCGCCGAGCTGGCCAAGGACGTGCACATCATCGACCTGGAGCCCGGCGACGCGCTGTCGATCAACGGATCCAGCGTGCTGGCCTTCGACTCCACCCTGCAATACGACATCCGCATGGTCGGCGGCGCCGGGATGGCCTCCTCGTCCGGCCTGTTCAACTGCGTCTTCACCGGCCACGGCCGGATCGCGATCACCACGAAGGGCACCCCGGTGGTGCTCAACGTCGACGCGCCGACCTACGTCGACCCGCAGGCCGCCGTGTGCTGGTCGGCCAACCTCCAGACCGGCTACCACCGGGCCGAGCAGTTCGGCCTGGGCACGCTGCTGGGGCGCAGCACCGGCGAGGCGTTCACGATGAGCTTCGCCGGGCAGGGCTTCGTGGTGGTGCAGCCCTCCGAGGAGCCGCCGATCGCGGGCAGCGGCGCCCAGGAGCAGCAGGGCGGCCTGCTCGGCGGCCTGCTGAGCTGA
- the pheA gene encoding prephenate dehydratase — translation MPGTPPTRFVYLGPEGTFAEQALRTVPAAERGTRTPARSVGEALEAVRAGEADAALVPLENSIGGAVGVTLDELAEGDPLVITREVILPVEFVLGARQGTSPEEIRSVAAHPQASTQCRGWLRTHLPDAVVVDVLSNGAAAAGAATGEFDAAICAPIGAARHRLAVLADKIADHPDAVTRFALLSRPGPPSPPTGDDLTSLAVYIAHDRVGALLSVLMELAVRGVNLTRIESRPTGEALGRYVFFLDCTGHVAEPRLGEALQGLRRVCAQVRFLGSYPRHRWAQPAGDRPVPAPAGLSDADYADASAWLARLRAGELS, via the coding sequence ATGCCGGGAACACCGCCCACCCGTTTCGTCTACCTCGGCCCCGAGGGCACCTTCGCCGAGCAGGCCCTGCGCACCGTGCCGGCCGCCGAGCGCGGCACCCGCACGCCCGCCCGCAGCGTCGGCGAGGCGCTGGAGGCCGTCCGCGCCGGGGAGGCCGACGCGGCCCTGGTGCCGCTGGAGAACTCGATCGGCGGCGCGGTCGGGGTGACCCTGGACGAGCTGGCCGAGGGCGACCCGCTGGTGATCACCCGGGAGGTGATCCTGCCGGTCGAGTTCGTGCTCGGCGCCCGTCAGGGGACGTCGCCGGAGGAGATCCGCTCGGTGGCCGCCCATCCCCAGGCGTCCACCCAGTGCCGGGGCTGGCTGCGCACCCACCTGCCGGACGCGGTCGTGGTGGACGTGCTCTCCAACGGGGCCGCCGCGGCCGGCGCGGCGACGGGCGAGTTCGACGCGGCGATCTGCGCCCCGATCGGGGCCGCCCGGCACCGGCTGGCGGTGCTCGCCGACAAGATCGCCGACCATCCCGACGCGGTGACCCGGTTCGCGCTGCTGTCCCGCCCGGGCCCGCCCTCGCCCCCCACCGGGGACGACCTCACGTCACTGGCCGTCTACATCGCCCACGACCGGGTGGGCGCGCTGCTGTCGGTGCTGATGGAGCTGGCCGTGCGCGGGGTGAACCTGACCCGCATCGAGTCCCGCCCGACGGGCGAGGCGCTGGGTCGGTACGTCTTCTTCCTCGACTGCACCGGCCACGTCGCCGAGCCACGGCTCGGGGAGGCGTTGCAGGGGTTGCGGCGGGTCTGCGCCCAGGTGCGGTTCCTCGGGTCGTACCCCCGGCACCGGTGGGCGCAGCCGGCGGGCGACCGGCCCGTGCCCGCGCCGGCCGGGCTGTCGGACGCCGACTACGCCGACGCGTCGGCCTGGCTGGCCCGGTTGCGTGCCGGCGAGCTGAGCTGA